The nucleotide window CCCATCTGCCCCGCCAGGTGGGCCCCTCCACCAAGCCCCTCACCCAGCACAAGGCCCAAGGGGTGGCTGAGCTTCCCGGCGGCCAGGGTCACAGGCCTCCTGGTGGGAGCCCCTCCTCACCAACCAGTGTACTCAAAGCAAGATGCATCTGGTGAATGCGGTCACGCGTTTGCCCTAGTCTTGGGCACTCATGCGCATGTGTAAGGGATGTGCGCGCATCTAAAGCCTGGAGTACTTGAGTGTACAAATGAATTCCTGCATCGTGTGCAGCCCTCCATGTGCCTACGTGTAGGCACGGGTGCCCAGAATTGGGTTGTCATGTGTCCTATACAGCTGCCTTCAGGTTGGTGGATTGTGGAGGTCTCGCTGCTCTGCTCACCTCTCCTATTGGCTGTCTAGCCTTTTGCCAGAGCCCTCTCCTCCGAGGGAGGGTGTAGGGGGACGGGGGGATCTTGCATTAGGTACCAGGATCATGTTCCTTACCAGGTGATCCCACCTTCTTGGTGGGTAGGGCCAGGGCCCCAGGCCTGAGCAGATCCCCTATCCTTCTGAGTCCTTTTGTTCTGGATGCAAAGGGAGGCTGGTACCAGGGAGGTGGACCAGGCAGGCCTGCGGCATCATGCCTTTAGATGGGCAGTGCCAGGGTCTCTTTCATCTTTGTGAGGGGAGGGGTCAGAAGGTGAACTGTGTGacactcccacctccccaccctcgGGGTAGGGGTGGCAACAGGAATGGGCATCGCCCCCTCCAGCCTTCCCCTGCTTCTTCCCTTGACCCTTTGCCAAATCCCTGGCCCAGGTATTTGTGAAATGCCACTTTGACTATGACCCAGCCAGAGACAGCCTTATCCCCTGCAAGGAAGCCGGCCTGCGCTTCAATGCTGGGGACCTGCTTCAGATTGTAAACCAGGACGACGCCAACTGGTGGCAGGTGAGCCCTGGGTACCCATGCTGTCTCTCCAGGGATGGTGTCAGGGGGCGGTGAGGGCTTACTCAGGCACATCTTTGTCCCACGGTCATTTCAGGCGTGCCACGTAGAAGGGGGCAGCGCTGGGCTCATCCCCAGTCAGCTACTGGAGGAGAAGCGGAAAGCCTTTGTCAAGCGGGACCTGGAGCTGACACCCACCTCAGGTACAGTCCTCCCCCCAGACCTCTAATCTGGGATCTGATGTAGCCCTGCCTGGCCTCACTTGCTCATCTCCTTATGGCCAGGGACCCTGTGCGGCAgcatttcaggaaagaaaaagaagcgaATGATGTACTTGACCACCAAGAATGCAGGTGGGTGTTGGGGgccccttcccccatcctcctgcagtgccccctccctcccccaccaatgACTTGTGCCTCTCCTGGATCTGATGCCGCCAGTCCTGTCCCTAAGCCCTgccctgtttttccctcctgcccTTGGCCCCAGCCCTCTTATCCTTGGCCTCCCTGagagcccagccccagccccttcaCCTGATGAGCAGTGCCATCTCCCTGTGTCCAGAGTTTGACCGCCATGAGTTGCTCATTTATGAGGAGGTGGCCCGCATGCCCCCCTTCCGCCGGAAAACCCTGGTGCTGATCGGGGCTCAGGGTGTGGGCCGGCGCAGCCTGAAGAACAAACTCATCATGTGGGATCCGGATCGCTATGGCACCACAGTGCCCTGTGAGTGGGGGCTGGGTCCTgctgggtgggaggcagggagcaggggctgccCTGGGGGCCAAGGCTGGGTCCACTGAATGGGCATCTGCGTAGGCCCCAGGTTAAGTGATACCTTTGGGTGTGAGGTGTGTGGTGCACGCCCTCTGTGGGTGGATATGGGAACTgcaggctggggagggcagggaaccATTTGCCACGTGGGTGGTGCTAGCCTTACCTTTCCTTCTCTCATGTTTCACTTGCTAAAAGCCCAGCTGGGAACTCATGTGAAACAGGGCTATGAGCTGTGTGTGGCCTTGTGGAAAAGAGGGCTTCTGGTGACAGAACCAGAGGCAGGAACCTGAGTGCTGACCCCAGGTCTGCTTGGccttgctgtgtggctttgggctgcacattgccctctctgggcttcagcccTCCATCTGTAAGCACTGGGTTAGAACAGTGATTTCTGAAGGTCCCCTCAATATGGACGTCTCGAGTCTGTGGGTGCCAATGGTGAGGGCGAGGGCAAGGTGTGCGGGAAGGCAGCAGGGCTGCTTGGTGCAGGTAGAGCACGAGCACGTGTGTCTGAGGTAGTGTGGCCTGCCTGTGCCCATTCGGCCCCTCCTTCCCCCTAGACACGTCCCGGAGGCCCAAGGACTCAGAACGGGAAGGCCAGGGTTACAGCTTTGTGTCCCGTGCGGAGATGGAGGCTGACATCCGTGCTGGGCGATACCTGGAACATGGTGAATACGAGGGCAACTTGTATGGCACACGTATCGACTCCATCCGGGGCGTGGTCGCTGCCGGCCGGGTGTGTGTGCTGGATGTCAACCCCCAGGTACTGCCTGGCCCGCTCCTTCCCAGCCTGCTCAATACCTCTCTGGGTACTCTGCTTGCCCCCCCAGTATTACCCCATATATTTCCAAGTACCCCCCCTATAACCCCTCAACTACTGCTAGGGACCCAGCCCACCTAGAACCTCTTTCTCAGCCTCCTGGACCCCCAGTCACCCCATCCCCAGCCACCTGCCAGCTATTTTGCCATTCATCCCCAGGACTCATGTCCCAGAGCCCCAGGTCCACATTCTCATCTATTCCCAGGTACCTGTTCTCACCCCCATCACCCCAGATGTACATGGGGACATACTCCTGACCCTCCTCTTCTGCAGGCAGTGAAGGTCCTGAGAACAGCTGAGTTTGTCCCTTATGTGGTGTTCATCGAGGCCCCTGACTTTGAGACCCTGCGAGCCATGAACCGGACGGCGCTGGAGAGTGGGGTGTCCACCAAACAGCTCACGGTGAGGGCCTCTAAGGTGTGGTGGGAGGGGTCTAATGGCTGATTGGGGTGGTGTGGGGGGCCAGCCAGAGCCGAGGAAGAGAAGAAGGTGGTGTCGGGAAGGGGAGAGGCGCCCACCTGAGGTACCACTGAGGTAAGACTTGCGAATCCCACTTTATAGGTGTGGGAATGGAGGTCTGAGCGAGGAAGTGAAGTGTAGAGTCAGGGACACAGCTGGCCCGGGGCACGGGAGCTTCTGCCAGGCCCCCTGCTCGGTACACTCTGTGGGAACAGGGCTCCAGGGGAGCCGGTGGGAGATCTGTGGGCAGAGGTGGGCTGTTTACAGCTGGGGGTAAAgctgaagggagggaggaggccggaGGCTGGAAGGCTGCCTGGAGGGACCAGTTAGCATCAGGGAGGAGGCAGTGCAGGGAAGAGAGGCTTCAAGGCAGATGTTGCAGGACTCCAGGGCACCCCTCTCCCCCCAGGGACCCCTTGGAACAGCCTTCCCCAGCAGGTGTAgggtttgcagagctctgaacTCAGGGGTCCCTCTGCTGGCCACTTATGATACTGCAGCTCTCAGGCCCCGGTCAGCTGCTCAGACCCAGGAGAGAGGTCCGGGCTGGGCTCCCCACTGCTGCAGCCTGCTCTGGCCACAAACAGGGCCTACTGGAGCCCCTGGGACACAGCTGGGTCAGTCCTAGAGCTTCTGCCTCGGCTTATGTAAGTCAGTATTCAAGTTCCCTTCCCACCCTTGCCGGTCCAGCTTGGGCTGGGTCTGGAGAGGGGGTTGCCTCAGGCCCTTGTGGGTGGCCCAAGGACCAGGCGTGGCAATTGCCTTTCAGGCTGTCTAGGTAAGGGGACCTAGTCAGACTGAAGGGagcactggctttggagtcaggcagaccccGTTCAGCCATtggctggctgtgtggcctcTTTGTACGTCAGTTTTCTCTGTCGTAAATGAGAATAATTAGTCCTGCTTGCACAGCTGTAGTGAAGATTACGCTAGTTGCCAAGTGTTTAGTGCAGTGCTTGGCACTTCCTAAAGgttatttccttcctcccttcccaccaCCCATCTGTCTGTCCACGGTTACAGGAGAGCTGCCTTGGGGCATGCAGGGAGGGGCTGCTGCCTCCCCAGCCAGGGGGTCCGTGCCTGCCATGGTTGGTACTTTGGGCTTTGGGGAGGGGGCTAGATGGGGCAGGCTGTGGGTCCCCCTGACGCTGGGGGTGCCAGGGGGATACTGATGGGCGGGAGGTCCCCTTGTGCTGGCAGGAGGCGGACCTGAGACGGACAGTGGAGGAGAGCAGCCGCATCCAGAGGGGCTACGGGCATTACTTCGACCTCAGTCTGGTCAATAGCAACCTGGAGAGGACCTTCCGTGAACTCCAGGCCGCCTTGGAGAAGCTGCGCACGGAGCCCCAGTGGGTGCCCGTCAGCTGGGTGTACTGAGCCTGTTCTCCTGGACCTCGGCCCTCTGGGTTGTGACCCAGAACCCTGAATCCGTCCTCTTCCCAACCGTGAGCCCCAGCCATGATCCTCAGCTCCCGTTCCCGGCGCTCTGGCTCTATCCCTGGGTCATGGCCCCGAGTCTGGCTTCAGTGCAGGAGGCGTGCACTGCCAGGGAGGTGGGTGTTCGTGGGGCACCTCTGTGCCCAGGTGCTACCCACTCCCGACGTTCACTGGCCACCAGATGTCCCTCGCTGAGGGCCAAGCCGTGCCCCGGAGTGTCGGAGTCGCCTCCATAATGCTCAgtccagagaagagaaaagctGCTTTGGGACCACGTGGTCAGTAGGTACACTGTCCCCACCCCTCTCGCCAGTCACTTTTTCTCCTCTGGACTGGCCACCCTGACCCCACTCCTGGGCTGTTCCTACTTCTCGCCCATGCAGCCTAGGGGCAGGCCTTAGGCTGGTTCCCTGTGGCCAGGTGTGTACGCGGCCCCCCGGCAGCTAGGCAAGCCCAGGCGGCGGTGCCAGCCTGGTGCCATCCTGAAGGCTGGAGGAGCCGAAGCACCAGCCAGTTGCCGCTCCCAGGGAGCAGCGCAGTTCTCTGCCCCCTCGGAACGGGGCTGGCTCCCTGTCCTTCCCTCATGCACAGCTTTTCACTGCCGAAGTCTCTCCACAGACTTCTCCAATGTGCCCCTGACAGGCCAGCTCTGCTCCCCGCAGGGCAAGGGCGGCAGGGGCCTGCGGGCTCAGCCcaggcaggggtgggctggaggccgAGCCCTGTGACGAGGAGCCTGACGGGAGAGCTCCCAGCCCTCTGTGGCCCATGGTGGGGGCGCGTCTTGGCTCCCTGTCCGTGGTCATTGTCCATTTTGGTCTCTGTGGCCAGGTCCAGGTGCCCACTCACATGAGGGCGGCCTGGGCGCTGAGGAAAGGGGAGGGCTGGGCCACGGGGCATGGCCTTGGAGGATGTTTGCTCCCCAGCAGACTCCccgcacaactccagggggcgccATCCACACTGTAGTCTCCACAGCTTACGGTTCCGCAGGCTGCGGTGCCTAGTCTGTGTTTCTGCCACTGGTGTGTGTGTCAGGCTTAGTTTTTGGAGAGGGGAAGCAAAGGGTTGTTGTGCTTTGGAGGTCACTCTTTGGGGCCCCGTTTTTGGGCTCCCCATCAGCCCCCCATTTCTTAtgagacccttttcccagattcCAGAGGCTCGGCCCTCCCCAGATGTCTTCCTCCGCTCTCCTGTTGTCCACCGACCCTCAATGCCACCCTCCAGTCCTTGAGGAGGGCAACTGTGTAAAATAGGAgaatcccttttttaaaaagtatgctgTCCTTGACTTCCCCAGACATCTCATCCCTCATCCTTCTCTGTGACCCTTCCTGGGGTGAACCTGTCCTTGTAGGGGACACCCCCATGACCCCCCCAGCCTTTGTGCTCCCCAGTTCTTCTGTCTAATCATTCTTCGCTGCAGTGTCAGCCAAGCTGGCCCCTGAGCCACTGTGTGCCCATTTcctagggaaggggagggagaagaaacagaatatttattacaaagtcagaaatatatttattatattaggGATCTCATTTGCATTTGCCTAGGATATGCAAATGAGATGTAAAGGTCAAGTCTACTTCCATCTCATTTGCATAGCTCTGCATCCACTATGCAGTCAACTTTATGTTCCTCTTTTCCCTTTAGTCAATGTTCTTTTAATTTATCCTCAATTCAGCTCTCTCTTGCTTCACCCTCACCCTCAACCCAAGGGGACTGGGAGTGGGAGGAAAATGGGGTGTTCTCGTGCTGGCCCAGGGCCATGGGGTGCTTTGTTCATCCCCACCTCACCCGGGAGACTTGGGAATAGAGGCAgctaccccctcccccttggttaACCTCCAAAGCGCTCTGATTAGAAGACCATCCTCTTtgatgggaggtggggctgggcacCTTGCTGAAGCGTTGGTACATGGCCCTTCAGGGTGAAGCTCCAGTTACTATTCTGGCACCTTCACCTCTGGTGATGCCTGTGGGTTGGGCCCCTCCTCTCCCGTCTCTATTCCTCTCTGAACAGCATTCTACCTCCCCTGCCTTAGCCGTACTCCGGGGACCCGTACTGGGTTGGAATGGGTGTGTGTGCCCACCGCGTTAGCCCTCGGGCTCCATCCTCTCTCTTCCCACTGTGGACGCTTGTATTGAGGAACCTCAAGATAATAGGACCCTGCCCCCCTGTCCACACTCAGTCCCAGCCCAGCTGTCCTTCCCCCGTCCCCGCTCTCAGCCATCCAGTTCTTGAGCTTTCTTTCtgattggttttctttttctttgattaaatGTGAAAGCAAAGCTTCTGGGCTCTGTTTGTCTTTCACTGGGGTAGGGTGGAGGGCTTTGGGAAAGGTTGAGAGTGGGGAGCACAGCATAGATGATTCTGGAATGGAAGCTGGAGTGACATGTCTTGCGTTCTGTGATGTCTTCTGAAATTTCCCGTCTCGCCACTCCacgctccccaccccccagaagATGCTCTTGCTAAATGCTTGTATCGAGGAGTCTGTGAGCATCCACAGGGGCCAGGGGACTCAGGGACCCCATGGCTAATCCACTCAGCTTCACCTGgaacttgctgtgtggccttaggcaggttcctctgcttctctggCCCTCAAGTTCATCCTCTGTAAAGTGTCATGGCCTCTCCCAGGACTAATGCTAGGATTGATTCTAGGTGCTTAACAACAAGGGCCATAGAGAGCTGGTTGAAATGTCACCCCGATGTCACTATGGGTGTGTGGTTGAGGGGTCAGCCTTCCTTTCCACCTGAGTTCCTCAGGGGAGCCCAGAATGCTCACTGAGGATTCTCAGGAGGGGGCTTTGGCTGTTCCCTTCTCCCTGTGATGACCAGGTGTGGAACTGGCCCCCTTCCTTTGACTCCCCCCCAAGCATCCGTTCACACAGGGACGAGAGTGGGGCTAACTTGACTGGTGATTTGGAGGCAGCCATAGGGGTTTATATCACCCACCTGACAGCCCTGATGAGAATTTAGACCTGAATATTAAACACCCCAATTCTGCAATGTCCCTTGACCATTCCCAGCACATAGAATGTTTTCCTGGCCAACTTTTTCTTCTTGGGTCCCCCTGCTTCCCTCCATGTTTCTGGGCCCTCTCCTGCttttttctctcagttctggacaACTTTCTCCCCATCTCCTGGGGCACCCCCAGAAACTCAATATTTCTTTACTATACCTAGCAACTCCACACTTGTAATTCTGTTctaatccagtggttctcaaccctggtcTCACATTAAAATTGCCTGTGGGGTTAAAAAATACAATTGCCTGGACCCCAATCCAGAGCAATTAAATCCAAAGTTCAGGAAAGGCTAACAGCTTAGCAACTGAACAACTGAATAACATCTCAGCAACTGAACAACTTTatgattcatttctttctcacaaCACAACTGATGGAGATTGGGTGGCACTCCTTGCAGTGATTCAGGGATCCAGTCTCTCTAGTCACTGGGCCCTGGATTACTGCAAgtgaagctgggaaatgtagtctttcttGGTGctccagaagaggaaacaggatcTAAccaggacatgggtttgagccctggtccaggaagatcccacatgctgtggagcaactaagcctgtgcgccacaactactgagcctgcgctctagagcccgcgagccacaactactgagcccatgtgccacagctactgaagcccacgcccgtgctctgcaacaagagaagccaccgcaaagagaagcccatgcaccgcaaccaagagcagcccagctcgctgcaacaagagaaagcgcGTGcgagcaacggagacccaacacagccaaaaataaattgaaaaaaaaaaaattggaaaaaacccacaataaataaatacatacatacatacatacatacatacatacatgcgtgcaagctccccagatgattctaatgtgtagccaagTTTGCCAACCACTGCCCATCTATTTTGGACATAACTTTGCGGTGGGGGGAATTTCCTTTCAGTCCCAAACTGGCATCAGTTTTTCCTAATAAAGACAGTTAAATTTCTAAAAGGAATTctgccagtttttttttaaatcctttttcccTCTTGGCACAGTAGCATGTGATTAGTAGGGCAGAAAGGATTCTTATCACACTGTAGTTGGGAAGACTGGCCTAGAGGGGCAAGGGCTTTGTCCAATGTCACACAGAAAGTTGTTGGCAGAGCTGGAACCAGGCTCTTGGACTCTTGGCTCCCAGCCAGGCTTCCCTGCCATGCTGCCTTCCAGAGATGGAGGGGGATTGATTAGAAATGGGGGTAGGGTTGTGCTTGGGGAAGGAGGCACTGTTGGAGGAGAAACATGGGCTAAGAAAGGGAACCACAAGGGATCATGTGGGCTCCCTTGCCGTCCCCAGATTCAGCTCCTCAAGAGACCCAGGGGGTTGAGGGCATCACCTTTAGACTTAAGCTCACTGGCCCAGCTCCCTCCAGGCTGGGTTTGGTGGGGACCACAGAGTTCTGGGAGAGACAAGTGCAGGCCATGCCAGCTGGTAAGGAGGGCCATCTagcttgttccattgatctgtttatcTAGCCTAATTGCCATGATCAGAGTTTTAATTCTTTAGAAACTTCTGTTTTACTATCTAGTAAGGAAAGTTGccaattactctttttttttatttattatttttaaaataaatttatttatttatttatatttttggctgcgttgggtcttcgttgctgcgcacaggctttctctagttgtggtgagcgggggttactgttcgttgtggtgcacgggcttctcattgtcatggcttctcttgttgcggagcaccagctccAGGAGcgagggcctcagtagttgtggcacgtgggctcagtagttgtggctctcgggctctagagcacaggctcagtagtcgtggcgcactggcttagttgctccacggcatgtgggatcagaccagagctcgaacccgtgtcccctgcattggcaggctgattctcaaccactgcaccaccagggaagtccctgtggctgtaacttttgcagtttgaggtgtgacAGCAAAGCTGGcacaaatttttttccttcttcacagtctCCTGGATAGATTTGTTCTTACACCGttcgatttttttctttccttttttttttttttttttttgtttgttttttggccgtgtggcttgtgggatcttagttccctgaccagggatggaacggGGCCCTCCACAGCGAAAGCTCGGATttctaaccattggaccaccagggaattccctttctttcctcttgaaGTTGAGCACTTTCACCTTTTCCCTTAAAGGAAGCACGTTACGGCTTCTCTGTGGCAGatccgaattgccagcatcacttctCTGGTGCTTTGGGGCGATTCTGAGTAAAATAATAGTTACTTGAACACAAAGCGCTGTGGTAGCAAGACAGTCGATCTAACTTAGAGGGCTACTAAGTGACTATCAGGTGAAATACGCTGGACAAAGGAATGATGCGTGTCCTGGGCAGGACAGAGTGGGACGGTGAGAGGTTTCATCACTCTGATCAAAATGGCACgcaatttggggacttccctggtggcgcagcagttaagaatctgcctgccaatgcaggggacacgggtttgagccctggtccgggaagatcccacatgctgtggagcaactaagcccgtgtgccacaactactgaagcccgtgtgcctagagcccgcgcaccgcaacgaagagtagcccccgctcgccgcaactaaaga belongs to Eubalaena glacialis isolate mEubGla1 chromosome 19, mEubGla1.1.hap2.+ XY, whole genome shotgun sequence and includes:
- the MPP2 gene encoding MAGUK p55 subfamily member 2 isoform X2 yields the protein MAGSLGCGASLEGISLGSSEEVELRREAMQQVLDNLGSLPNATGAAELDLIFLRGIMESPIVRSLAKAHERLEETKLEAVRDNNVELVQEILRDLAQLAERSSTAAELARILQEPHFQSLLETHDSVASKTYETPPPSPGLDPTFSNQPLPPDAVRMVGIRKTAGEHLGVTFRVEGGELVIARILHGGMVAQQGLLHVGDIIKEVNGQPVGSDPRALQELLRNSSGSVILKILPSYQEPHLPRQVFVKCHFDYDPARDSLIPCKEAGLRFNAGDLLQIVNQDDANWWQACHVEGGSAGLIPSQLLEEKRKAFVKRDLELTPTSGTLCGSISGKKKKRMMYLTTKNAEFDRHELLIYEEVARMPPFRRKTLVLIGAQGVGRRSLKNKLIMWDPDRYGTTVPYTSRRPKDSEREGQGYSFVSRAEMEADIRAGRYLEHGEYEGNLYGTRIDSIRGVVAAGRVCVLDVNPQAVKVLRTAEFVPYVVFIEAPDFETLRAMNRTALESGVSTKQLTEADLRRTVEESSRIQRGYGHYFDLSLVNSNLERTFRELQAALEKLRTEPQWVPVSWVY
- the MPP2 gene encoding MAGUK p55 subfamily member 2 isoform X3; its protein translation is MPVAATNSESAMQQVLDNLGSLPNATGAAELDLIFLRGIMESPIVRSLAKVDMPVLWNLQNLLFVLRRFMPKYFEAHERLEETKLEAVRDNNVELVQEILRDLAQLAERSSTAAELARILQEPHFQSLLETHDSVASKTYETPPPSPGLDPTFSNQPLPPDAVRMVGIRKTAGEHLGVTFRVEGGELVIARILHGGMVAQQGLLHVGDIIKEVNGQPVGSDPRALQELLRNSSGSVILKILPSYQEPHLPRQVFVKCHFDYDPARDSLIPCKEAGLRFNAGDLLQIVNQDDANWWQACHVEGGSAGLIPSQLLEEKRKAFVKRDLELTPTSGTLCGSISGKKKKRMMYLTTKNAEFDRHELLIYEEVARMPPFRRKTLVLIGAQGVGRRSLKNKLIMWDPDRYGTTVPYTSRRPKDSEREGQGYSFVSRAEMEADIRAGRYLEHGEYEGNLYGTRIDSIRGVVAAGRVCVLDVNPQAVKVLRTAEFVPYVVFIEAPDFETLRAMNRTALESGVSTKQLTEADLRRTVEESSRIQRGYGHYFDLSLVNSNLERTFRELQAALEKLRTEPQWVPVSWVY
- the MPP2 gene encoding MAGUK p55 subfamily member 2 isoform X1, yielding MPVAATNSESAMQQVLDNLGSLPNATGAAELDLIFLRGIMESPIVRSLAKAHERLEETKLEAVRDNNVELVQEILRDLAQLAERSSTAAELARILQEPHFQSLLETHDSVASKTYETPPPSPGLDPTFSNQPLPPDAVRMVGIRKTAGEHLGVTFRVEGGELVIARILHGGMVAQQGLLHVGDIIKEVNGQPVGSDPRALQELLRNSSGSVILKILPSYQEPHLPRQVFVKCHFDYDPARDSLIPCKEAGLRFNAGDLLQIVNQDDANWWQACHVEGGSAGLIPSQLLEEKRKAFVKRDLELTPTSGTLCGSISGKKKKRMMYLTTKNAEFDRHELLIYEEVARMPPFRRKTLVLIGAQGVGRRSLKNKLIMWDPDRYGTTVPYTSRRPKDSEREGQGYSFVSRAEMEADIRAGRYLEHGEYEGNLYGTRIDSIRGVVAAGRVCVLDVNPQAVKVLRTAEFVPYVVFIEAPDFETLRAMNRTALESGVSTKQLTEADLRRTVEESSRIQRGYGHYFDLSLVNSNLERTFRELQAALEKLRTEPQWVPVSWVY